The Prinia subflava isolate CZ2003 ecotype Zambia chromosome 6, Cam_Psub_1.2, whole genome shotgun sequence genome contains the following window.
ccattttcttcatttgaagCCAAAAAGGCTTTACTGTAACTCTGCTTGAAAGATGATGGTCAGTGTGGGGAGtaagcaaagaagaaaagacaggTTTCCTTTGGTCCCCCCTTTTTTCATAAGGAGTAATTTTTCCTGGCATGACTTTGCTTTAtagatttttatatatatagaaaGGGCCCAGGTCATTGATAGCATTGCTATACCAGGTAAGactgtataaatattttcaagtatATCTCACAGCAGTGCATAACCAGGTCACAGCATGACATCATCTTCCTTTGATACCAAGGCAGAAGAGCACTTAGAAGAGCAGGATACACTCTCTTTTGTGGTCTCGTAGGTACAGCTTGCTAAGCTGAAGGGTGAATATCGCTATCACATGCTCTAAGTAACACATGTAACACAATTCTGATGAAAATAACAAGCCATGACTTCCCAGGAAGAAGAGACTGCCTCAGAAAGATGGCAGTAATTATTCCATCTAGCCATGGATCTCCCTGGGAGAAGTCAGAATGGAGCTATAATTGGCACCTGTGTCTGCAGAAGCACAAGGGAGTGTATAGTGAATATAGTGAATATATAGTGAAAGACATGTCCttataaatttattatttaagtCGACAACAAGATAACAGGGCCAAGGAGAAGCACCTTAGTAGGTGAAGGCACACAGCTGACTTGGGGGCCAAAATCTGAGCCTTCTGAGCTCGGAGTTTTGATTAAGCATAAATTAAAAAGGTAAGTCTGTCTGATAAACCAATACTCATGGTTCATACCTATAAAAGTATGTGGTTGCACTCAGAGACTCAAGGTAATTGCCCTTCTGGATATACAAGACTATTTGTAATGTCTTTTCATATTCCTTAGCTGTCCAGATCTCCAATTCTTGCCTTGCCCGAAACTTTTTTATACAAACTCTTCAATTAAAACAGCCTGTTCTCTTTATTCACTACAATTTCTGAATTTATAAAAGCTTTGGCAGCTACTCCTGTCATGCCCTAGTACCTTCTGGCTTGTGTTCTGACATGCAGCCTCTAACACAGATGTATGCAACTGGAAGAATCACTGGGCAGCTGGCCCAAGGGAAAAGCCTTGATAAATCTCTTTAATAAGCACACGTTTCCCATTTTTCATGCAAACTTGTGTGAAGCATCACTCAAATGATTTAGCAAGTTACaagaagaaattacttttaCCTTCTCTAGAGCACTATTTATTATTGCTCCATCTCCATTCATCATACTTTCCTCTTCTTCACTCtgtgtgttttgtattttagaACACGTATTTTTTGTTCTTGAAGAGCTGGTGTCTTTTTCTTCAAGCATTAGCAATTCTTTGGCTAGACAACAAAGCAAGTCATCAGTCACACCCTTAGGATCTGACCAGGAAGTGTTTTGACTTGTCTGGAAACTGGGGCTTTTGGCATTTTTTGTCCAAATCACTGAAGGTTGAGTCAATTCATTTGCCCAACTGTGATCTAATATTTTTGTAGGGGACTGACATTCCAGTCTGTCTGAAAAGGGCAATTGACATTTATTGTCCAGGCCTTTGGCACCATCCATATCCCCCCTGCACTGGGGCACACAGatgttctgctctgctgttaCCAGACTGCCACATTCTTTGCAGTCTCTATCACTGAACTGAAGAAGatcctggctgcaggcagcagctctctgatgGCTGGGTTTATCCTGGCTGTCTAACGACTGCTCCAAAGAAATTTCTTTAATAGTTGATAGGTTTGAATTTGtaaacatttcattttgcttaGTCGACCATGAAGGCTCTTCTGAAAATATGAGCTGATGATCCAGGTCTCCGTGAAACAGTGTTGTGTTACTCGAGGTGCATGTTGGAAAAACCAGGTCAGAAGTTGTTACATTGCCTTGCTCCGTGTTGCTGTCACTCAGCTTGGTCCTTCTGTCCTTTGTCAttaaacatttctgcttttgtttagCACCATGTATGGTTTTCTTTGGCTtggaatgtgttttgttttgagtgTTTCTAACTCTGCTGTTTTCCCCCCCTTTACTGCAGGTGCATCTCCCTGGTGGGGCAGAATAAACACCTTTATAAAAGCTGCCCTCGTGTTGATCAAGGTCTCGCACGCGGGAATAGACAGGAGTTCCAAACATTTCATAAATACCTGGGCCTTGGCCATcagaatttattattttgaacATGTCAGTGTATTTTAGATCTACAAAATCTGAAGCAGAGGGTGCACATGGCAGACAAAGGGGAGTAACGTGTTTGTTTAAGACAGCTGAATTTTTGCAACTGCAGGAACaactttgctttttaattttctgagcACTCTGAGCAACATGGCCTTTGCCTCCttgagtgggttttttctggCACTTCATGGAAATCTCAGATTTCACTTTTGTCAGTTCCAAAGATGGAAAAATCTGACTCTTGGCATTTGATTTTGTGGTAACCTCATTAGAAGCAATTAAGTCTTCAGATActttaaaattgttattaattttagattttgatgaatatttatttctattcatctttattttatttttgtccttttctttgTGAGTAAGAACACTGAGGCTCTGAGTAACATGAGGAGGCAGGGTACAGACACCACCCTTTTTGGTGGCAGGTTGTTCAGCAGTGTGTGGTTCCCTGGCTGGCTCTTGTTCAGCTACAAGCTCCCTTTGGTCCTCTGAAGTTGCCTCTGACATTGCTTCTTTTTCTATTGCAGATTCAGAGAGACAGACTTGATTTTCTGACTGTCTTCCAGAGGGATCTTCAACTTCTACTCTGGGAATTACTGCAACTATAGAATTATCTTCTAAGGCTTGGCAGGCCTCTATCACTTCATTTCTACAGGAAGACTCTAAATGCTGATTGTAAAGCACAAAGTTGGCACTCTCAGCATCTTCCTGTGGTTTATAACCCAGTATCATCTCTGCAGCATTTTCCTCTTCCAGACCAATGCTGCAGCAACTCTCTGCTCCGTTTTGCTCATTGCCAGCCCTTGAGGCACTGCTGTTGCTGCACACTGTGAACGTTGTCTGGGCTGCAAACACGCCACAGTTCAGCAGAGCATTGCCTGAGCTCAGGTGGGGATGACTCTCACTGCAGAACCTGGCTTGGGTCAGAAAATCGATGTTCTCACAAACCACTGAACCCTGCAACTTCACCTGGTTCTTCTtctcagtgctggctgctgcatcATCTTCCCTCCACTTGAAATGGACTGGGATTTCTTCCTTCTTGCTGTTGGGGTACTTATCCCAGTTATTAATGAAGTAGTACAGGTCCTTCACTGGCATGAACTGATCAGAAATTGTGGCCATGATCAATTCTGATGACTTTTCACCATGCCTGTTTAATAAGTTGTCTAACCGATACTGATAAAGTTTAGTAACTGGTTTTATAGGCTGAGGAATAGAGttcataatatttaaaatatttttgatgttGCTGCTTTTATTGACAATATCATCCTTTAGAGGAGCAAGATGAATTGTTCTTACAGGCTGATATGTCAGTGGTGGCAAATtaaactgtaatttaaaaaaaaaacccattaataATGTTCTCTACCACAGATAAAGGTAAAAACTAATCATTAAGAACCAAGTAgacttagaaaagaaaattagaaaattattattcttttatatATTCCTATATTAAACCTATTATGAAGTATAATATCAGACTCCTgagaaaatacattctttttctCACATTAATTTTCTCAGATCCAGAACTATTTCTAAGTATTTCTTTGTACAGAAAGCAGGATCTTCGTGCCTTAAAGCAGGAGCTTTAAGGCACAAGTCATTCTCCATGATTTAAAACCAGTAAGTTTTGTCCACATGTACAAATCCTCCTGTAGGTTATTAACTCTGTCTTATGGCACTTCACAAGTTTGCTACAGGAATTCAAAGGCTGGGCAGTGCTTCATATGCCAGAGTTCTTCTCCCTGAATAAGAGCACCACTCTAATGTTGATATTTAAAGCCTTTTTATGTAACCCTCCAACATGTGCTGACACCATTAATTATATTCCCAATGGAAGTAGTGCTCATGTAAGCAATTTTTCAAAGGGAAAACTAGACCATTATAACAGAATGCTATTGTGTCCCCGGAGAAAACAATTCTAACAAATTATTTATACACTTTAAGACACATGATATTAAATCTAAACCTATAGATCCATAAACCATGTTAAATGGGCACAGTTTTAGGTGGATTGGAAGACAGCAGAATCTGCACTCGATCTGCAGTGAAGTGAAATGGATAAAACCAAAGGCAGCTGACACAGAAGTCTGTTGGGTCAGGGATGTTTTATTattcctcccttctccccatcACATTTGTGGAAAAGTACCATGTACATTTGAAGTACAGATCAGATAAGCTGAGTACTTTGTTTGGACTATTCAGATGAacagtgaaaattattttctgaaaatagtatttctgttctttattttataggaaatgaatatttttatgcaaATGAATGCAATAGAAATAATCACACAGTCATCTGCTCTGAGTGCTCATTTGCATGTCTATATTCAACATCAGTTTGCAATCTGCAGGaaatttttgtttgcattcCAAGGGCAAACTGATGTTTGAACATGCCAGGAGAAGCAAAATGTTGGTTTGAAATTCACAGTTCTGAAGGCATTGTCCAGCCTGCATGGCATTAATATAAATGCTCAGTTTATCCCACAGGATACACCTCTAGAAACCACCAGAGCCCAAGACATCAAATAAAGCTGCATTAAGTCACACCAAGgtcagcaaaattatttttcttaaattatttccctccatttgaatttttttttccataaccCTTTTTATAATCCTGTGTCAGAACTCTTGCTCCTACTTCTATACTTCACTTTTTTCTTGTGATCAGTTGTATTCTGTGATAGGTCAGTTTTAAATTACCATTTAAAAgaggtgttggggtttttagCAAAACTAGACATCTAATTTAACATATAGAATgcacattttaattaatttgcatgtttctaaaggttttatatatttttgaaCTTTCAACCTTTTATTTCCAGTAGTCCCTGATGTAACATCTTACTGATAATTTGTTGACATACCCCTCAAGATTTGCTGacacacataaatataaaataaaggtaaaaatatttcacattcttaaaaaaaaaaaacccaaaccacctGAGACTAAGCAAACTACTTACACTATTtcagtatttctatttttaagatTCTGAAAGGATGTAATACTTTTGTCACTGATCATCTTATACATAATGTCCTCTTACCTCAAATATCTTGTTCCTGGTTTTTAGCACTGTTACATTTAACCCTTAAAAATTAAgacaaatgaaatattaatttaatgttCTTAGACTACAATTCACGTctataaattaatttcaaattttagTGTTCAGGGAATCAAGGATCTGTCTCTGGTTGCAGGACTGTGCTATAAATCTGCAGTGCAGAAGCAGGTTGTGGGTTGAAACATAATTGTGATACTGGACTTCACAATTCCATTTTGCatagaaaacaataaaatactataattttaaaatattttgacacTAACAGTTTAAAGAAATACTTCTCAGTTGTAGATGTTTGCTAACTACAGTGTGTAGCTAATTAACATTGCCAGTATGAGGGAGAAAGCTGTCATCACTCCAGGTACAGAGAATTACAGCAAAACCACACAAACTTATCATCAAAGAAGAGGGTTGACATGGCTCAAGTCTCTCTGAAGACTGCAAAAACCATAAAGGCAATATGATAACCAATATATAACTTTATATAAATTTTGTGACTGCTAAAATTGAACTTACTTTGTTGCATTTGTCCTTTAATTATGTGGCAAGTATCTAAATCCATGAATGATGTTGAAATGTTGGATTCTGGGTGTGAGGTCTGTAGCAGAAAGCTGAAGTCAAAGCCACAACCCATGTTCTCTTTCTTTGAGAAGAAAGGTGAAGAAGTGTGATGTCTCCTGGCTATTTGATTTTTACTTGGAAAACATGCCACTTGTGGGTCTGGCCGTGCTCTGGATGTTGGTGCAATTTGGctaaaaggcaaaacaaaaataaccaaaataCACAGCAAAAATAACTGTAAGGAGCCAGTTCAAACAATCATGTGGCTGGTGAATAATGTGACCAAGAGGTTTGTAAGGCCCCAGAATGCCAAAGtatcttttctttatttatctCTGAGCTTTTGACTCTCCCTGGAAATAGCAGACTGCAATGCAGAGATTAACAAGAGAGAATGAATGACAATGTTTACCAAGCAACAAGAGAAATGTAAAAACACATTGTCCACCTTCCCCTTCTTAACAAAATTGATTGCTTCCAGTGTGTAGTTTTTATGAATGATCAGGAGAGTGTGTCAGAAAAACTGTGAAAACCAGATGTGCCTTTGTTACTTACAAAATATGCTATGGCCTGCCTGAAAAAACAGAGGCTGTGAGGACAAGCCTCAGTTTTCCACcacctgttttctgaagaatgaaaaatgtggaaaaagatAAATACTGTGACTGAGAAGAGCTATAAAAGTACAGTCTAAGTTAACCTTAAAGCTGTATGCAAGATAATTGCCCGGGTTTAATGAGTCAAATAACCACATACCTTTTGTTTTATTGTACCAAATAATTTGTTCACCTAATGCAATAGCAGTGGCCAATAATGGACATTGGGAAGAGATAAACACTACACAACATACACTATATAAAATAtctaggaaatatttttcttattcagACTACTACCCTCTTTGTTCCCATTTGTGCACACCCAAGTGTAAATTAACTGATACTTCTTACCTGGTTTTTCCTAGAGCTTTGTCTGGCTGATGCATTTCTTCCATTATATTGTCTGCACCCTGAGAAGCAACAACACTTCCACAACCTGCAGTAATACATCAATATTTGCATAAAAGCAGTTTTAGTCCAGTAACACATGGCAAATGCAGTTATTTTGGGgcattaaattattattataaagGAGTACAGGGAGTAACtatcaggaaaagaaacaagagcAAGTTACATTTgattaatttttgtaatttattgAAATGTGAATGCTTaactttgaattatttttatttctttggtaattaattattaatcaaTTATTTGgtaaataattattaataatattaattattaattcaATGTAATATAAAAGCAAAGAACACCTTATAAAGCCAGTTACAGCTCCTatctcaggaaaacagaaacagaagacaaaTATTGACAGAAACTCTACAGTAGTagagcatttaaaaatacaaaaaacaaaccaaatcccAAGCCtttacaaaagagaaaagtaatTCTGAGTttgatttcatatttttttatagTTGCTAAGTTTTTGACAAATAGCCAGATTTCAAGTTATTCCTGTACTTTTCCAGCTTCAGAtctacattttacattttaaacacaCAAGCTTTGGGTTAGACTACCTTTTTTGCTTCTCCTCTTATTTTGCTGGTTGTCAGACATACTGTCCTTAAATGTATCAATGCCCAGAAACCTGAAAAGAAAACTGTTAGTTGATTTCCAATTCACGTATACAAAGCGTTACATTATATTTCCTTATTTAAGAGACAAAAGTAagacaaaaaacattttaaaagtacttGAAATTATTCAAAATGGTGTAATTTAGCATCTGATCCCTTTCCTGTGAATGCACAGAACCAAAGAGTTCAGAAAGGTTTTGGAGCTAAACCCACAACATATGTTATGTTGAATTTGACTTGAAAGGGTTTAACTCTTAATTAGAAGATTGCAATGTACTTTCCTATAACTAATCATTAATAAGTGTGGGAAAGGAGCTGGCTGTCACCATCCTGGCCAGTACAGCTGTGTGTGGGTGATACTGCCCCTGCTTTACAATTCTAAAAACTGCAACCCTCTTTTCCAAGATTAAACTCCAACTCCAACAATACCATAAGATGGCAGTGGCCTAAACAACACAGAAGAATCCCAAAGCGCAGACTTGTAAAGAAGAAACATGAGAGGGTTAAGTCAAAGGATTGGGAGTTTCGAAATTCTAGAAAGCTAatccttaaaagaaaattaatcccAGTTAACAGTTTCGATGGACTTTGGGAGTCttcatgaaaaataaagtaaactTCAGTTTTTCAAGTGACAAGAATACAAATTAAAGACAGTGAAATCAGCTATAGAAGTAGCTACAGAAGCCTTGATGTCTCATGCTAAAGGCCAGAAAAATCCATTACAATGTTCAGCCCATTATGTTCTCCTGTTAAGAGTCAGATGGTGAAATTCTACGAACTTCCCAAAAATTTTTTGACACACAGAAACCCCTTCAAAATAATAACAGAGAATATTCTGTAAAAAGGCAGAATCTTGCAAATCTTACCTGGTTCTTCAGCAGAGAAAAGTGAAAGAGGCACAGCAACCCAAAGGGAAGTTACAGAGCATTTTCAGCTCGCAGCCGCCTTCCTTTGCTGGCCAGCGAGGAATTCGGCAGCAATTACACAcactttgattttattttcgGCTGTTTGCCCCAGTGCGGAGCACACAGGAGCCGCTCCCTCTGCACGCTCCTCCAGCTACGCGGGGCTGCTGAGTTTACTCGGTGTCGCCCCGGCAACTCCCTCACCGCGGGGGAATTGGGCTTGGAGCAGTTTAATTCCAACAGAAGCAGCGACctatgaaaacaaacacagccgAGCTGAACGGCAGCACTTTAGGCTCCAATCACAAGTTCTCTCAGCACACAAATCAAACCTTATTTCTAGCTTATGTTTACCTCTGTTTATACTTTTAGTACCTGGGATGTTTCCACGCCATTTTTACTTCGCACTCCGTCGCCTCACGAGTGTTTATAATCTCCTTTCTAGCCGCAGATTTTAACGgtgtttcctcttcttttttaagtAACAGACTGCGCTAAGGGGCAAGATAGGATAAAAGAGATATAGTGGATTCAAGCTGAGTTAAATGGATGTTTAAGGGAGCTGCTTTGCTAGATGCCAGAAGGATTTGTCGCCGTCCCCCGGGTGACACAAGCGACGGGGAAGACTTTGGATTAGGCGGGGACGGGGACACCAGACCTGAGGGACACCTCAGCCCCCGGCTGGCTGACAAGGGCTGTGTTACTGGTATTTCTGAGGGAGCTCCTCTCGATTCTCGCTGACGGAGCCGGAGAATGTGTGAGAGCAGCCCGCGCTTCAGCTTCGCGCCGG
Protein-coding sequences here:
- the MAP3K19 gene encoding mitogen-activated protein kinase kinase kinase 19 isoform X2; amino-acid sequence: MSDNQQNKRRSKKGCGSVVASQGADNIMEEMHQPDKALGKTSQIAPTSRARPDPQVACFPSKNQIARRHHTSSPFFSKKENMGCGFDFSFLLQTSHPESNISTSFMDLDTCHIIKGQMQQRLNVTVLKTRNKIFEFNLPPLTYQPVRTIHLAPLKDDIVNKSSNIKNILNIMNSIPQPIKPVTKLYQYRLDNLLNRHGEKSSELIMATISDQFMPVKDLYYFINNWDKYPNSKKEEIPVHFKWREDDAAASTEKKNQVKLQGSVVCENIDFLTQARFCSESHPHLSSGNALLNCGVFAAQTTFTVCSNSSASRAGNEQNGAESCCSIGLEEENAAEMILGYKPQEDAESANFVLYNQHLESSCRNEVIEACQALEDNSIVAVIPRVEVEDPSGRQSENQVCLSESAIEKEAMSEATSEDQRELVAEQEPAREPHTAEQPATKKGGVCTLPPHVTQSLSVLTHKEKDKNKIKMNRNKYSSKSKINNNFKVSEDLIASNEVTTKSNAKSQIFPSLELTKVKSEISMKCQKKPTQGGKGHVAQSAQKIKKQSCSCSCKNSAVLNKHVTPLCLPCAPSASDFVDLKYTDMFKIINSDGQGPGIYEMFGTPVYSRVRDLDQHEGSFYKGVYSAPPGRCTCSKGGENSRVRNTQNKTHSKPKKTIHGAKQKQKCLMTKDRRTKLSDSNTEQGNVTTSDLVFPTCTSSNTTLFHGDLDHQLIFSEEPSWSTKQNEMFTNSNLSTIKEISLEQSLDSQDKPSHQRAAACSQDLLQFSDRDCKECGSLVTAEQNICVPQCRGDMDGAKGLDNKCQLPFSDRLECQSPTKILDHSWANELTQPSVIWTKNAKSPSFQTSQNTSWSDPKGVTDDLLCCLAKELLMLEEKDTSSSRTKNTCSKIQNTQSEEEESMMNGDGAIINSALEKSYSKAFLASNEENGLLNLDESTKLPGSSLATKDPITWTRGEVLGKGAYGTVYCGLTSQGQLIAVKQVVLDTPDQLTTEKEYQKFHEEVDLLKTLKHVNIVTYLGTCLEDNILSIFMEFVPGGSISSVLNRFGPLPEVVLCKYTKQILQGVAYLHDNCVVHRDIKGSNVLLMPTGVIKLIDFGCARRLARAGLGGTRGELLRSVHGTPYWMAPEVISECGYGSKSDIWSLGCTVFEMATGKPPLASMDRVAAMFYIGAHRGLMPALPQRFSSAAAEFVHACLTRHTYSFCILICETFNAEINTNGLLLCSCWTIPL
- the MAP3K19 gene encoding mitogen-activated protein kinase kinase kinase 19 isoform X3 — translated: MSDNQQNKRRSKKGCGSVVASQGADNIMEEMHQPDKALGKTSQIAPTSRARPDPQVACFPSKNQIARRHHTSSPFFSKKENMGCGFDFSFLLQTSHPESNISTSFMDLDTCHIIKGQMQQRLNVTVLKTRNKIFEFNLPPLTYQPVRTIHLAPLKDDIVNKSSNIKNILNIMNSIPQPIKPVTKLYQYRLDNLLNRHGEKSSELIMATISDQFMPVKDLYYFINNWDKYPNSKKEEIPVHFKWREDDAAASTEKKNQVKLQGSVVCENIDFLTQARFCSESHPHLSSGNALLNCGVFAAQTTFTVCSNSSASRAGNEQNGAESCCSIGLEEENAAEMILGYKPQEDAESANFVLYNQHLESSCRNEVIEACQALEDNSIVAVIPRVEVEDPSGRQSENQVCLSESAIEKEAMSEATSEDQRELVAEQEPAREPHTAEQPATKKGGVCTLPPHVTQSLSVLTHKEKDKNKIKMNRNKYSSKSKINNNFKVSEDLIASNEVTTKSNAKSQIFPSLELTKVKSEISMKCQKKPTQGGKGHVAQSAQKIKKQSCSCSCKNSAVLNKHVTPLCLPCAPSASDFVDLKYTDMFKIINSDGQGPGIYEMFGTPVYSRVRDLDQHEGSFYKGVYSAPPGRCTCSKGGENSRVRNTQNKTHSKPKKTIHGAKQKQKCLMTKDRRTKLSDSNTEQGNVTTSDLVFPTCTSSNTTLFHGDLDHQLIFSEEPSWSTKQNEMFTNSNLSTIKEISLEQSLDSQDKPSHQRAAACSQDLLQFSDRDCKECGSLVTAEQNICVPQCRGDMDGAKGLDNKCQLPFSDRLECQSPTKILDHSWANELTQPSVIWTKNAKSPSFQTSQNTSWSDPKGVTDDLLCCLAKELLMLEEKDTSSSRTKNTCSKIQNTQSEEEESMMNGDGAIINSALEKQSYSKAFLASNEENGLLNLDESTKLPGSSLATKDPITWTRGEVLGKGAYGTVYCGLTSQGQLIAVKQVVLDTPDQLTTEKEYQKFHEEVDLLKTLKHVNIVTYLGTCLEDNILSIFMEFVPGGSISSVLNRFGPLPEVVLCKYTKQILQGVAYLHDNCVVHRDIKGSNVLLMPTGVIKLIDFGCARRLARAGLGGTRGELLRSVHGTPYWMAPEVISECGYGSKSDIWSLGCTVFEMATGKPPLASMDRVAAMFYIGAHRGLMPALPQRFSSAAAEFVHACLTRDQHERPSALQLLDHPFVKGRQ
- the MAP3K19 gene encoding mitogen-activated protein kinase kinase kinase 19 isoform X4, with the translated sequence MSDNQQNKRRSKKGCGSVVASQGADNIMEEMHQPDKALGKTSQIAPTSRARPDPQVACFPSKNQIARRHHTSSPFFSKKENMGCGFDFSFLLQTSHPESNISTSFMDLDTCHIIKGQMQQRLNVTVLKTRNKIFEFNLPPLTYQPVRTIHLAPLKDDIVNKSSNIKNILNIMNSIPQPIKPVTKLYQYRLDNLLNRHGEKSSELIMATISDQFMPVKDLYYFINNWDKYPNSKKEEIPVHFKWREDDAAASTEKKNQVKLQGSVVCENIDFLTQARFCSESHPHLSSGNALLNCGVFAAQTTFTVCSNSSASRAGNEQNGAESCCSIGLEEENAAEMILGYKPQEDAESANFVLYNQHLESSCRNEVIEACQALEDNSIVAVIPRVEVEDPSGRQSENQVCLSESAIEKEAMSEATSEDQRELVAEQEPAREPHTAEQPATKKGGVCTLPPHVTQSLSVLTHKEKDKNKIKMNRNKYSSKSKINNNFKVSEDLIASNEVTTKSNAKSQIFPSLELTKVKSEISMKCQKKPTQGGKGHVAQSAQKIKKQSCSCSCKNSAVLNKHVTPLCLPCAPSASDFVDLKYTDMFKIINSDGQGPGIYEMFGTPVYSRVRDLDQHEGSFYKGVYSAPPGRCTCSKGGENSRVRNTQNKTHSKPKKTIHGAKQKQKCLMTKDRRTKLSDSNTEQGNVTTSDLVFPTCTSSNTTLFHGDLDHQLIFSEEPSWSTKQNEMFTNSNLSTIKEISLEQSLDSQDKPSHQRAAACSQDLLQFSDRDCKECGSLVTAEQNICVPQCRGDMDGAKGLDNKCQLPFSDRLECQSPTKILDHSWANELTQPSVIWTKNAKSPSFQTSQNTSWSDPKGVTDDLLCCLAKELLMLEEKDTSSSRTKNTCSKIQNTQSEEEESMMNGDGAIINSALEKSYSKAFLASNEENGLLNLDESTKLPGSSLATKDPITWTRGEVLGKGAYGTVYCGLTSQGQLIAVKQVVLDTPDQLTTEKEYQKFHEEVDLLKTLKHVNIVTYLGTCLEDNILSIFMEFVPGGSISSVLNRFGPLPEVVLCKYTKQILQGVAYLHDNCVVHRDIKGSNVLLMPTGVIKLIDFGCARRLARAGLGGTRGELLRSVHGTPYWMAPEVISECGYGSKSDIWSLGCTVFEMATGKPPLASMDRVAAMFYIGAHRGLMPALPQRFSSAAAEFVHACLTRDQHERPSALQLLDHPFVKGRQ
- the MAP3K19 gene encoding mitogen-activated protein kinase kinase kinase 19 isoform X5, yielding MNSIPQPIKPVTKLYQYRLDNLLNRHGEKSSELIMATISDQFMPVKDLYYFINNWDKYPNSKKEEIPVHFKWREDDAAASTEKKNQVKLQGSVVCENIDFLTQARFCSESHPHLSSGNALLNCGVFAAQTTFTVCSNSSASRAGNEQNGAESCCSIGLEEENAAEMILGYKPQEDAESANFVLYNQHLESSCRNEVIEACQALEDNSIVAVIPRVEVEDPSGRQSENQVCLSESAIEKEAMSEATSEDQRELVAEQEPAREPHTAEQPATKKGGVCTLPPHVTQSLSVLTHKEKDKNKIKMNRNKYSSKSKINNNFKVSEDLIASNEVTTKSNAKSQIFPSLELTKVKSEISMKCQKKPTQGGKGHVAQSAQKIKKQSCSCSCKNSAVLNKHVTPLCLPCAPSASDFVDLKYTDMFKIINSDGQGPGIYEMFGTPVYSRVRDLDQHEGSFYKGVYSAPPGRCTCSKGGENSRVRNTQNKTHSKPKKTIHGAKQKQKCLMTKDRRTKLSDSNTEQGNVTTSDLVFPTCTSSNTTLFHGDLDHQLIFSEEPSWSTKQNEMFTNSNLSTIKEISLEQSLDSQDKPSHQRAAACSQDLLQFSDRDCKECGSLVTAEQNICVPQCRGDMDGAKGLDNKCQLPFSDRLECQSPTKILDHSWANELTQPSVIWTKNAKSPSFQTSQNTSWSDPKGVTDDLLCCLAKELLMLEEKDTSSSRTKNTCSKIQNTQSEEEESMMNGDGAIINSALEKQSYSKAFLASNEENGLLNLDESTKLPGSSLATKDPITWTRGEVLGKGAYGTVYCGLTSQGQLIAVKQVVLDTPDQLTTEKEYQKFHEEVDLLKTLKHVNIVTYLGTCLEDNILSIFMEFVPGGSISSVLNRFGPLPEVVLCKYTKQILQGVAYLHDNCVVHRDIKGSNVLLMPTGVIKLIDFGCARRLARAGLGGTRGELLRSVHGTPYWMAPEVISECGYGSKSDIWSLGCTVFEMATGKPPLASMDRVAAMFYIGAHRGLMPALPQRFSSAAAEFVHACLTRHTYSFCILICETFNAEINTNGLLLCSCWTIPL
- the MAP3K19 gene encoding mitogen-activated protein kinase kinase kinase 19 isoform X1, giving the protein MSDNQQNKRRSKKGCGSVVASQGADNIMEEMHQPDKALGKTSQIAPTSRARPDPQVACFPSKNQIARRHHTSSPFFSKKENMGCGFDFSFLLQTSHPESNISTSFMDLDTCHIIKGQMQQRLNVTVLKTRNKIFEFNLPPLTYQPVRTIHLAPLKDDIVNKSSNIKNILNIMNSIPQPIKPVTKLYQYRLDNLLNRHGEKSSELIMATISDQFMPVKDLYYFINNWDKYPNSKKEEIPVHFKWREDDAAASTEKKNQVKLQGSVVCENIDFLTQARFCSESHPHLSSGNALLNCGVFAAQTTFTVCSNSSASRAGNEQNGAESCCSIGLEEENAAEMILGYKPQEDAESANFVLYNQHLESSCRNEVIEACQALEDNSIVAVIPRVEVEDPSGRQSENQVCLSESAIEKEAMSEATSEDQRELVAEQEPAREPHTAEQPATKKGGVCTLPPHVTQSLSVLTHKEKDKNKIKMNRNKYSSKSKINNNFKVSEDLIASNEVTTKSNAKSQIFPSLELTKVKSEISMKCQKKPTQGGKGHVAQSAQKIKKQSCSCSCKNSAVLNKHVTPLCLPCAPSASDFVDLKYTDMFKIINSDGQGPGIYEMFGTPVYSRVRDLDQHEGSFYKGVYSAPPGRCTCSKGGENSRVRNTQNKTHSKPKKTIHGAKQKQKCLMTKDRRTKLSDSNTEQGNVTTSDLVFPTCTSSNTTLFHGDLDHQLIFSEEPSWSTKQNEMFTNSNLSTIKEISLEQSLDSQDKPSHQRAAACSQDLLQFSDRDCKECGSLVTAEQNICVPQCRGDMDGAKGLDNKCQLPFSDRLECQSPTKILDHSWANELTQPSVIWTKNAKSPSFQTSQNTSWSDPKGVTDDLLCCLAKELLMLEEKDTSSSRTKNTCSKIQNTQSEEEESMMNGDGAIINSALEKQSYSKAFLASNEENGLLNLDESTKLPGSSLATKDPITWTRGEVLGKGAYGTVYCGLTSQGQLIAVKQVVLDTPDQLTTEKEYQKFHEEVDLLKTLKHVNIVTYLGTCLEDNILSIFMEFVPGGSISSVLNRFGPLPEVVLCKYTKQILQGVAYLHDNCVVHRDIKGSNVLLMPTGVIKLIDFGCARRLARAGLGGTRGELLRSVHGTPYWMAPEVISECGYGSKSDIWSLGCTVFEMATGKPPLASMDRVAAMFYIGAHRGLMPALPQRFSSAAAEFVHACLTRHTYSFCILICETFNAEINTNGLLLCSCWTIPL